Proteins from a genomic interval of Nocardioidaceae bacterium:
- a CDS encoding S-methyl-5'-thioadenosine phosphorylase, with product MSSSDETRSLPVQPPDTQLEPPADAAQADVAVIGGSGFYSFLEEPRHVAVSTPYGDPSAEIALGTVAGRRVAFLPRHGTGHAYPPTQINYRANLWALRSLGVRQVIAPCAVGGLRGGADGVAPGDLVVPDQLVDRTYARVQSYVERGAVHLPFADPYCPRLSPALAAEESVTLGGTMVVIEGPRFSTRAESRSYAAAGWNLVNMTGHPEAVLAREMRMCYAAIALVTDMDAGVESGEGVGQEEVFALFAKNIDRLKTLIAGVIADLPDPAGCSCASWADGMELTYEIPGAASGATR from the coding sequence ATGTCCTCGAGTGATGAGACCCGCTCCCTGCCGGTCCAGCCGCCTGACACCCAGCTCGAGCCGCCGGCGGACGCCGCACAGGCCGACGTGGCGGTGATCGGGGGCAGCGGCTTCTACTCCTTCCTGGAGGAGCCGCGACACGTCGCGGTGAGCACGCCGTACGGGGACCCCAGCGCGGAGATCGCGCTGGGCACGGTGGCGGGACGGCGCGTGGCGTTCCTGCCGAGGCACGGGACGGGTCACGCGTACCCCCCGACCCAGATCAACTACCGCGCCAACCTGTGGGCGCTGCGCTCGCTCGGGGTGCGCCAGGTGATCGCACCGTGTGCCGTCGGCGGGCTGCGTGGCGGTGCGGACGGTGTCGCACCCGGCGACCTCGTGGTGCCGGACCAGCTGGTCGACCGGACGTACGCCCGGGTGCAGTCCTACGTCGAGCGCGGGGCGGTGCACCTGCCGTTCGCGGACCCGTACTGTCCCCGGCTCTCGCCCGCCCTCGCCGCCGAGGAGTCCGTGACGCTCGGCGGCACGATGGTGGTGATCGAGGGGCCGCGGTTCTCCACCAGGGCGGAGTCGCGGTCGTACGCGGCCGCGGGGTGGAACCTCGTCAACATGACCGGGCACCCCGAAGCCGTCCTCGCCCGCGAGATGCGCATGTGCTACGCCGCGATCGCGCTGGTGACCGACATGGACGCCGGGGTCGAGTCCGGCGAGGGTGTCGGCCAGGAGGAGGTGTTCGCCCTGTTCGCGAAGAACATCGACCGGCTGAAGACCTTGATCGCCGGCGTGATCGCGGACCTGCCGGACCCGGCCGGCTGCAGCTGCGCGTCCTGGGCGGACGGGATGGAGCTGACGTACGAGATCCCGGGTGCGGCGTCGGGGGCGACACGGTGA
- the hemE gene encoding uroporphyrinogen decarboxylase translates to MRRDPRGCPDLPTCCAGYAARAPIVRRDTPGDGSRGACEDVAVPAAASVDTAVRDSAFLRAARGEEVPHTPVWFMRQAGRSLPEYLAIREGVAMLDACMRPDMVVEITMQPVRRHGVDAAIFFSDIVLPLKAVGVDLDIKPGVGPVVAEPVRTLADVERIPDLRPEHVHFITESVQGLVGELGSTPLIGFAGAPFTVASYLVEGGPSKEHAKTKAMMFGAPEVWAALMDKIAGIAAAYLRVQVEAGASAVQLFDSWAGAVSPADYQRFVMPSSARVLAEVADLGVPRIHFGVGTGELLALMGEAGADVVGVDWRVPFEEGVRRVGGRVVQGNLDPTLVFAPTEVMTARADEIIAAGQAAPGHIFNLGHGVIPSTDPDQLTKLVDHVHETTQA, encoded by the coding sequence ATGCGGAGGGATCCACGCGGCTGCCCTGACCTGCCGACATGTTGTGCAGGTTATGCCGCCCGTGCGCCGATCGTCCGCCGGGACACGCCCGGGGACGGGTCTCGGGGTGCCTGCGAGGATGTGGCCGTGCCTGCTGCCGCCTCCGTCGACACCGCCGTCCGCGACTCCGCCTTCCTGCGCGCCGCCCGCGGGGAGGAGGTGCCGCACACGCCGGTGTGGTTCATGCGCCAGGCGGGGCGGTCGCTGCCGGAGTACCTCGCGATCCGTGAGGGCGTCGCGATGCTGGACGCCTGCATGCGGCCCGACATGGTCGTGGAGATCACCATGCAGCCGGTGCGGCGCCACGGCGTCGACGCCGCGATCTTCTTCTCCGACATCGTGCTGCCCCTCAAGGCGGTCGGGGTCGACCTCGACATCAAGCCCGGTGTGGGTCCGGTGGTCGCGGAGCCGGTGCGGACGCTCGCGGACGTCGAGCGCATCCCCGACCTGAGGCCCGAGCACGTGCACTTCATCACCGAGTCCGTGCAGGGTCTCGTCGGTGAGCTCGGCTCCACGCCGCTCATCGGGTTCGCCGGAGCACCGTTCACGGTCGCGTCCTACCTCGTCGAGGGCGGTCCGTCGAAGGAGCACGCCAAGACCAAGGCCATGATGTTCGGCGCGCCCGAGGTGTGGGCGGCGTTGATGGACAAGATCGCGGGGATCGCCGCGGCGTACCTGCGGGTCCAGGTCGAGGCCGGCGCCTCGGCGGTGCAGCTCTTCGACTCCTGGGCGGGGGCGGTGTCACCGGCCGACTACCAGCGCTTCGTGATGCCGAGCTCGGCGCGGGTGCTGGCCGAGGTCGCCGACCTCGGGGTCCCGCGGATCCACTTCGGCGTCGGCACCGGTGAGCTGCTCGCACTGATGGGGGAGGCGGGCGCCGACGTCGTCGGTGTCGACTGGCGCGTGCCGTTCGAGGAGGGCGTACGCCGTGTCGGCGGTCGCGTGGTGCAGGGCAACCTGGACCCGACCCTGGTCTTCGCGCCCACCGAGGTGATGACCGCGCGGGCCGACGAGATCATCGCGGCGGGCCAGGCCGCGCCGGGCCACATCTTCAACCTCGGTCACGGCGTGATCCCTTCCACCGACCCCGACCAGCTCACGAAGCTGGTCGACCACGTGCACGAGACCACGCAGGCCTGA
- a CDS encoding DUF4349 domain-containing protein, which translates to MTATTTPRPGRRPGSRPALAYAALVAAGAFALGACSGGAETPAGVAGAPSTASMDDGISSQRSFGAGESLAGTAETAYDSTARVPVNRASAVEPGDISDGRSIIRTGRLDLTADDVPGVRADLVTEIASLGGEVASEESEGDRQGRLRRVLLVAEVPTESFADAMDAFAGLARTTSRSSDATDVTEEVVDVAARVRTQAAAVRRMEDLLDRADTIGEVIRVENQLVRRQAALEALQARQESLAQKTSSATIRVDLQRAAPSREETDRSPVQAGLVTGWDAFGDATRSLVVLVATALPFLVTAALLGAPLLWWRRRRTA; encoded by the coding sequence ATGACCGCCACCACCACGCCCCGCCCGGGCCGCCGTCCGGGCTCCCGTCCAGCTCTCGCGTACGCGGCCCTCGTGGCCGCCGGAGCCTTCGCCCTCGGTGCCTGCAGCGGTGGCGCCGAGACACCGGCCGGGGTCGCCGGAGCGCCCTCGACCGCGTCGATGGACGACGGCATCTCCTCGCAACGGTCCTTCGGTGCCGGCGAGTCCCTCGCCGGCACCGCCGAGACGGCGTACGACAGCACCGCGCGTGTCCCGGTGAACCGCGCGTCCGCGGTCGAGCCGGGCGACATCAGTGACGGCCGCTCGATCATCCGCACCGGGAGACTGGACCTCACCGCCGACGACGTGCCGGGCGTCCGGGCCGACCTGGTCACGGAGATCGCCTCGCTCGGCGGCGAGGTGGCCTCCGAGGAGTCCGAGGGCGACCGACAGGGCCGCCTGCGGCGCGTGCTGCTGGTGGCCGAGGTGCCGACGGAGTCCTTCGCGGACGCCATGGACGCCTTCGCCGGTCTCGCACGCACGACGAGCCGCAGCTCCGATGCCACCGACGTCACCGAGGAGGTCGTCGACGTCGCCGCCCGCGTCCGCACCCAGGCCGCGGCGGTGCGTCGCATGGAGGACCTGCTCGACCGTGCCGACACCATCGGCGAGGTGATCCGCGTCGAGAATCAGCTCGTGCGCCGCCAGGCCGCGCTGGAGGCTCTGCAGGCTCGGCAGGAGTCGCTGGCGCAGAAGACGTCGTCGGCGACCATCCGCGTGGACCTGCAGCGAGCGGCGCCCTCGCGGGAGGAGACCGACCGCAGCCCCGTGCAGGCCGGCCTGGTCACGGGATGGGACGCCTTCGGTGACGCCACCCGGTCCCTGGTGGTGCTCGTCGCGACCGCCCTGCCGTTCCTCGTGACAGCCGCGCTGCTCGGTGCGCCCCTGCTCTGGTGGCGACGACGCCGGACGGCCTGA
- a CDS encoding NAD-dependent epimerase/dehydratase family protein, translating into MKVLLTGAAGFIGAEIARQLTERGDEVVAIDLMLPMAHGSAAPPEGVKQLDVRDAAESMRWAELLSGVDVVCHQSAVVGAGVKVADLPAYASHNDLGTAALLAAMHEADVDRLVLASSMVVYGEGRYECPEHGEQPARPRAVPDLDAGRFDNPCPICGEPMGWALVDESARFDPRGSYAASKVAQEHYTSAWVRQAEAAAVALRYHNVYGPGMPKDTPYSGVAAMFRSSLERDEPPTVYEDGAQVRDFVHVSDVARANVVSIDAVVGMPTGAAEAYAAYNVASGHPISIKEVAEMVAAGTGRDIAPEVTGGYRSADVRHVVASPEKARRELGFSAEVLPAEGLAAFATAPLRA; encoded by the coding sequence GTGAAGGTGCTGCTGACCGGCGCGGCCGGGTTCATCGGCGCCGAGATCGCGCGGCAGCTGACCGAGCGCGGTGACGAGGTCGTGGCGATCGACCTGATGCTGCCGATGGCGCACGGGTCGGCGGCGCCGCCCGAGGGTGTCAAGCAGCTCGATGTCCGCGACGCCGCCGAGTCGATGCGGTGGGCCGAGCTGCTCTCCGGCGTCGACGTGGTGTGCCACCAGTCCGCGGTGGTGGGCGCGGGGGTGAAGGTCGCGGACCTGCCGGCGTACGCCTCGCACAACGACCTCGGCACCGCCGCCCTGCTGGCGGCGATGCACGAGGCGGACGTCGACCGTCTGGTGCTCGCGTCGTCGATGGTCGTCTACGGAGAGGGCCGCTACGAGTGTCCTGAGCACGGGGAGCAGCCTGCGCGGCCGCGCGCCGTCCCCGACCTCGACGCCGGACGCTTCGACAACCCCTGCCCGATCTGTGGTGAGCCGATGGGGTGGGCGCTCGTGGACGAGTCGGCCCGGTTCGACCCTCGGGGTTCGTACGCCGCCTCGAAGGTCGCCCAGGAGCACTACACGAGCGCGTGGGTCAGGCAGGCCGAGGCCGCGGCGGTCGCCTTGCGGTACCACAACGTGTACGGCCCCGGGATGCCCAAGGACACGCCCTACAGCGGGGTCGCCGCGATGTTCCGGTCGTCGCTGGAACGGGACGAGCCACCGACCGTGTACGAGGACGGAGCGCAGGTGCGCGACTTCGTGCACGTCTCCGATGTCGCGCGGGCGAACGTGGTGAGCATCGACGCGGTCGTCGGCATGCCGACGGGCGCGGCGGAGGCGTACGCGGCGTACAACGTCGCCTCGGGCCATCCGATCTCGATCAAGGAGGTCGCCGAGATGGTCGCAGCCGGGACGGGCCGCGACATCGCTCCGGAGGTGACGGGCGGGTACCGGTCAGCAGACGTGCGGCACGTCGTGGCCTCACCGGAGAAGGCGCGTCGCGAGCTGGGATTCTCGGCCGAGGTGCTGCCTGCCGAGGGGCTAGCGGCCTTCGCCACGGCGCCGCTGCGAGCCTGA